A region of Argentina anserina chromosome 5, drPotAnse1.1, whole genome shotgun sequence DNA encodes the following proteins:
- the LOC126794749 gene encoding protein TIFY 6B isoform X1, with amino-acid sequence MERDFLGLSPEKSCVTVKEEASVEPKNSVVPRSSNSGMQWSFSKKGSGSHQFLSFTAPQEEMPRKGVHDTSSFMTISTADAFDSSQKSFSGAIQKNFIHEKQAGNYYGMKVYPMQHRSTYQVIPISLSTPVLQHNNFGPKVMVGSTIKPQSFAGVPIITPISALPSKCSVVGTTDLRNVSNSSAVPAQLTIFYAGAVNLYHDISPEKAHAIMSLAGNGSSPALNKLPSTAQVQTPFTSPSIGDGLFGNQSHIASSISGVASPLSVTSHASSCPGGAFSSSNAITVSKPEHSKVASQSVMSNLIRAVPVPQSRKASLARFFEKRKERMTSTLPYNLSKKAPDCSTPGSEGMTISFNSSAS; translated from the exons ATGGAGAGGGATTTCTTGGGTTTGAGTCCAGAGAAGAGCTGTGTAACTGTGAAAGAGGAAGCCAGTGTTGAACCCAAGAATTCAG TAGTACCAAGAAGCTCAAATTCAGGTATGCAGTGGTCATTTTCAAAAAAGGGTTCTGGATCTCATCAGTTCCTATCTTTCACAGCTCCTCAGGAAGAGATGCCAAGAAAAGGTGTTCACGACACATCTTCATTCATGACTATATCAACTGCTGATGCTTTTGATTCTAGCCAGAAATCATTCTCCGGTGCAATCCAG aaaaatttcattcatgagaAGCAGGCTGGAAACTACTATGGGATGAAAGTCTATCCTATGCAACACCGAAGCACCTATCAAGTAATTCCTATTTCATTGAGTACTCCTGTTCTACAACACAATAATTTTGGGCCGAAAGTCATGGTTGGTTCAACAATCAAACCACAGTCGTTTGCAGGAGTTCCGATTATAACCCCTATATCTGCTCTTCCGTCTAAATGTTCGGTAGTTGGTACCACTGATCTCAG GAATGTATCCAACTCTTCAGCGGTGCCTGCTCAGCTAACAATTTTCTATGCTGGTGCTGTGAATTTATATCATGATATATCCCCTGAGAAG GCCCATGCTATTATGTCGCTGGCTGGAAATGGATCTTCTCCAGCTCTGAATAAGCTACCTTCCACAGCTCAAGTGCAAACACCATTCACTAGTCCTTCCATAGGTGATGGCTTATTTGGGAACCAGTCTCATATTGCATCATCAATCTCTGGCGTGGCAAGCCCTCTTTCTGTGACGTCACATGCGAGTTCTTGCCCAGGAGGAGCATTTAGTAGCAGCAATGCAATAACTGTGTCAAAACCGGAGCATTCTAAAGTGGCATCACAATCTGTTATGAGTAACCTCATTCGAGCAG TACCTGTGCCTCAATCTCGTAAAGCTTCCTTGGCTCGGTTTTTTGAGAAGCGCAAGGAAAG GATGACGAGCACATTGCCATACAATCTCAGCAAAAAAGCTCCAGACTGCAGCACACCAGGTTCCGAGGGCATGACAATCTCTTTCAACTCTTCAGCTTCCTAA
- the LOC126793809 gene encoding TPR repeat-containing thioredoxin TDX isoform X1, translating to MDAAKVAELNEFITKLKLNPSILHNTSLAFFKSYLQSLGARIPGDPKMETKEQSDDDIVESDIELDDADVVEPDNDPPQQMGDPSVEVTEEMQDAAQLAKSRAMDAVSEGKLDEAIDHITEAIMLNPTSAILKASRASIFVKLNKPNAAIRDANAAIEINPDSAKGYKIRGTAKAMLGHWEEAASDLHLASKLDYDEEIGSVLKKVEPNARKIEEHRKKYQRLYKEREMKMAERERQRQAEARERDALSALNDGQVIRIHAGGELEAKLNAASRTSRLAVLYFTATWCGPCRMISPIYTSLAEKYPKVVFTKIDIDAARDVAASYNISSVPAFFFVRNGKEIDKVVGADKAALEKKVAQYAGSA from the exons ATGGATGCTGCCAAAGTAGCCGAACTCAATGAGTTCATTACTAAACTCAAGTTAAACCCGTCAATCCTTCACAACACTTCTCTTGCTTTCTTCAAGTCCTATCTCCAAAg CTTAGGTGCTCGAATCCCAGGAGACCCAAAAATG GAAACTAAAGAACAGTCTGATGATGACATTGTTGAATCTGATATTGAGTTGGATGATGCTGATGTTGTGGAGCCTGATAATGATCCTCCTCAACAG ATGGGAGATCCATCGGTTGAAGTTACAGAAGAGATGCAGGATGCTGCGCAGTTGGCGAAATCGAGAGCTATGGATGCTGTTTCTGAAG GTAAGCTGGATGAAGCCATAGATCATATAACAGAAGCCATCATGTTGAATCCAACTTCAGCCATATTAAAAGCATCCAGAG CAAGTATCTTTGTCAAATTGAACAAACCAAATGCGGCAATTCGTGATGCTAATGCAGCTATAGAG ATCAATCCGGACTCAGCAAAAGGATATAAAATAAGAGGCACTGCAAAGGCTATGCTGGGCCACTGGGAAGAAGCAGCAAGTGACCTGCATTTAGCATCCAAACTAGATTATGATGAGGAAATTGGATCAGTGCTTAAAAAG GTTGAACCTAATGCCCGAAAAATTGAAGAGCATCGCAAAAAATATCAACGGTTATATAAAGAAAGGGAGATGAAAATGGCCGAACGTGAGAGACAAAGGCAAGCTGAAGCTCGA GAACGGGATGCGTTGTCCGCTCTTAATGATG GGCAAGTTATCCGTATACATGCGGGCGGTGAACTTGAGGCAAAGTTGAATGCTGCTTCAAGGACATCGCGCCTAGCAGTCCTCTACTTCACTGCAACATGGTGTGGTCCTTGCCGTATGATATCTCCAATATATACAAGCTTAGCTGAAAAGTACCCAAAAGTAGTTTTTACGAAAATTGACATAGATGCAGCAAGAGATGTGGCTGCCAGCTATAATATCAGCAGCGTTCCTGCCTTTTTCTTTGTAAGAAATGGCAAGGAGATTGACAAGGTTGTGGGTGCTGATAAGGCTGCGTTGGAAAAGAAGGTCGCACAATATGCAGGCTCAGCATAA
- the LOC126794971 gene encoding ABC transporter G family member STR-like, producing the protein MAMAKSKPGRNDKNRSLESLLDMDKIVAAKISVPLQLSKMIPGQGLEFNNLSYSVTKKIQKDGVWIKKEAFLLNDISGQAIRGEVMAIMGPSGAGKSTFLDALAGRIAQGSLEGTVRVDGRTVTTSYMKMVSSYVMQDDQLFPMLTVFETFMFAAEVRLPPSLSKYEKRKRVYELLDQLGLQTATHTYIGDEGRRGVSGGERRRVSIGIDIIHKPSLLFLDEPTSGLDSTSAYSVVEKVKEIARGGSIVLMTIHQPSYRIQNLLDRMTILARGKLIYSGSPHGLSAHLSGFGRPVPDGENNLEYLLDVIREYDESHVGLEPLVVYLRDGIKPDQMSKTPTAKTPKKTPRSSYNKTPSSKHMLSLRSKLSFGNSTPGPDSRPSDDDDEDDESEENFDNSLERKTIQTPMNHFGSGVYNPRLASHFYKDFSVWIYNGVKGTPRRPPSWTPARTPGRTPGKTPISMSGLRSSVVSSHYATPQHYPPRPSSTKTPVVYSPSIDDSSYGPSYEEFEMEEAELDETELGPKFANPWLREVVVLSLRTALNVVRTPELFLSREIVLAVMALILSSLFDNLHAETFKNVNRLLNFYIFAVCLVFFSSNDAVPTFIQERFIFIRESSHNAYRASSYVISSLIVYLPFFAVQAFTFAAITKFMLHLRSSLFNFWIILYASLITTNAYVMLVSALVPSYITGYAVVIATTALFFLTCGFFLKRSQIPDYWVWVHYISAIKYPYEAMLTNEFQGKHCYNGNSADLTPGPIGNVQFSRLHNYTDSSCPLVGQDVIQSMDIKHDSIWYNVGILLAWGVLYRLLFYVVLRFYSKNERK; encoded by the exons ATGGCAATGGCAAAATCAAAGCCAGGGCGGAATGACAAAAATAGAAGCCTTGAGAGTCTTCTGGACATGGATAAAATCGTTGCTGCAAAGATTTCTGTTCCACTTCAGTTGTCCAAAATGATTCCGGGCCAAGGCCTTGAGTTCAACAACCTTTCATATAGTGTAACAAAGAAGATACAGAAAGATGGAGTTTGGATCAAGAAGGAAGCTTTTCTTCTTAATGACATCTCTGGTCAGGCGATTCGAGGTGAGGTTATGGCCATTATGGGGCCTAGTGGTGCTGGAAAATCCACATTTCTTGATGCCTTGGCAGGAAGGATTGCTCAAGGGAGTCTTGAAGGCACTGTTAGAGTCGATGGAAGAACG GTTACCACAAGCTACATGAAGATGGTTTCCTCTTATGTGATGCAAGATGACCAGTTGTTCCCGATGTTGACTGTGTTCGAAACTTTCATGTTTGCAGCTGAGGTTAGGCTTCCCCCTTCTCTTTCCAAGtatgagaagagaaagagagtcTATGAACTCCTTGACCAGCTCGGCTTGCAA acTGCAACACATACATATATTGGTGATGAGGGGAGGAGAGGAGTCTCAGGAGGAGAAAGACGAAGGGTCTCAATTGGAATTGACATCATCCACAAACCTTCTTTGTTGTTTCTTGATGAACCAACTTCTGGTCTCGACTCCACCAGTGCTTACAGTGTAGTGGAAAAGGTGAAAGAAATAGCTAGAGGCGGTAGCATTGTGCTCATGACAATCCATCAGCCTTCATATCGTATTCAAAATCTCCTAGACCGTATGACAATCCTAGCAAG AGGAAAACTAATATATTCCGGAAGTCCGCATGGTCTATCTGCTCACCTTTCTGGATTTGGAAGGCCAGTTCCTGATGGAGAAAACAACCTTGAATATCTCCTGGATGTGATTAGAGAATATGATGAGTCGCATGTGGGACTAGAACCTCTTGTTGTCTACCTCCGCGATGGAATTAAACCCGATCAGATGTCGAAAACCCCTACTGCAAAAACACCAAAGAAGACACCACGAAGTTCTTACAATAAGACTCCTTCGTCCAAGCACATGCTCAGCCTCAGGAGTAAACTTTCTTTCGGAAACTCAACACCTGGACCAGATTCTCGGCCatctgatgatgatgacgaggATGATGAATCCGAGGAAAACTTCGACAACTCCCTGGAGAGAAAGACAATTCAGACACCAATGAATCACTTTGGTAGTGGCGTCTATAACCCTCGTTTAGCTTCACATTTCTACAAAGATTTCTCAGTGTGGATATACAATGGTGTCAAAGGAACTCCTCGTCGCCCGCCATCATGGACTCCTGCTAGAACTCCGGGAAGGACCCCCGGAAAGACACCAATCTCGATGTCAGGACTAAGAAGCAGTGTTGTTTCAAGCCATTATGCAACACCTCAACACTATCCTCCTAGACCTAGTAGCACTAAAACCCCTGTTGTCTACAGCCCTTCCATCGATGACTCTTCATATGGACCATCATATGAAGAGTTTGAGATGGAAGAAGCTGAGCTTGATGAGACAGAGCTGGGGCCTAAGTTTGCAAACCCATGGCTACGTGAGGTTGTAGTCTTATCACTGCGTACGGCACTCAATGTGGTTCGCACCCCTGAACTCTTCCTTTCCAGAGAGATTGTGTTGGCTGTTATGGCACTCATTCTATCTTCCCTTTTCGATAACCTACATGCCGAAACCTTCAAAAATGTAAACAGACTTCTAAACTTCTACATCTTTGCTGTTTGCCTGGTCTTCTTTTCCTCCAATGATGCTGTCCCAACTTTCATCCAAGAAAGGTTCATATTCATCAGGGAATCTTCTCATAATGCTTACCGTGCTTCTTCCTACGTCATCTCTTCCCTCATTGTTTACCTCCCATTTTTCGCCGTTCAAGCTTTTACATTTGCCGCCATAACCAAATTCATGCTTCACCTGAGAAGTAGTCTTTTCAACTTCTGGATAATCTTGTATGCCTCACTTATAACCACCAATGCTTATGTCATGCTTGTGAGCGCCCTGGTTCCTAGTTACATCACTGGATATGCTGTAGTGATAGCTACCACAgctctcttcttcctcactTGCGGTTTTTTTCTGAAACGTTCTCAGATCCCAGATTACTGGGTGTGGGTGCACTACATCTCCGCGATCAAGTACCCATATGAGGCAATGCTAACAAATGAATTCCAAGGTAAACATTGCTACAATGGCAATTCAGCAGACCTTACGCCGGGGCCTATCGGAAATGTGCAGTTCAGCAGGTTGCATAACTACACAGATTCAAGTTGCCCGCTGGTCGGACAAGATGTTATCCAGTCAATGGATATCAAGCATGACAGCATTTGGTATAATGTTGGAATATTGCTAGCTTGGGGTGTTCTATACAGGCTCCTCTTCTACGTAGTCCTCAGGTTCTATTCCAAGAATGAGAGGAAATGA
- the LOC126793274 gene encoding probable serine/threonine protein kinase IREH1, with the protein MVFKGRFFSSKKSDSSNSPDASNNSPRSLGSNSPSRSDKKKSKSDSKASAVSAAFGGSSRQAQVKDAAKKKDAKGKDKDTQPKTPIKSSLAGLSSMTTAEPASVSPILASSLGLNRIKTRSGPLPQESFFGFRGDKGSALGSSNLSRLVAGDGSSGLKKKEAAASLTRTGFNESVTSGSWLDNAGSNSDSMSTSSVPFRDQSPNVAAPPSQSGGESSAEAARKIASRGRSGVLTSSELCTPEPSYDCENPKESESPRFQAILRLTSAPRKRHPADIKSFSHELNSKGVRPFPIWKPRGLNNIEEILVVIRAKFDKAKEEVNSDLAVFAADLVGFLEKNADTHPDWQRTIEDLLVLARSCAMTSSGEFWLQCESIVQELDDRRQELPPGTLKQLHTRMLFILTRCTRLLQFHKESGLAEDVPVFQLRQSRVLNSVDKRLNSADKRIPPNALKDTKSSSFTKTSKAASARKSYSQEQHSLDWKRDQSDHVIPQPAIYFPPPADLPSMILESPASRDQIASWKKFPSPVGKNMKEVSKVKDQKDIKVEQSKASDHRRTSEIDQTPVKPVEPSAKDSHEPKHGHKASWGWGYTPTGSDDTSIICRICEDEVPTSNVEDHSRICALADRCDKKGLSVNERLIRISDALEKMMESFTQKDTQPGIGSPDVAKVTNSSVTEESDGLSPKLSDWSHRGSEEMLDCFPEADNSSFMEDLKGLSSMSCRTRFGPKSDQGMTTSSAGSMTPRSPLLTPKASHIDLLLAGKASFSEQDDLPQMNELSDIARCVANTPLEDDRSMPYLLTCLEDLRVVIDHRKFDALTVETFGARIEKLIREKYLQLCELVEDEKVDISSTVIDEDAPLDDDVVHTSPIHFSKDRTSIDDFEIIKPISRGAFGRVFLAKKRTTGDLFAIKVLKKADMIRKNAVESILAERDILISVRNPFVVRFFYSFTCRENLYLVMEYLNGGDLYSLLRNLGCLDEDVARVYIAEVVLALEYLHSLSVVHRDLKPDNLLIAHDGHVKLTDFGLSKVGLINSTDDLSGPAVSETSLLRVDEPELSMSEHQRERRKKRSAVGTPDYLAPEILLGTGHAATADWWSVGVILFELIVGIPPFNAEHPQTIFDNILNRNIPWPRVPEELSPEAADLIDQLLTEDPNQRLGARGASEVKQHPFFKDINWDTLARQKAAFVPSSDSAMDTSYFTSRYSWNPSDEHVYPASNLDDSSDADSLSGSSSLSNRHDEVVDECGGLAEFESGSSINYSFSNFSFKNLSQLASINYDLLSKGFKDDPSSNRSA; encoded by the exons ATGGTGTTCAAGGGAAGGTTCTTCTCCTCCAAGAAATCAGACTCCTCCAACAGTCCCGATGCCTCCAACAACAGCCCTCGATCGCTCGGCTCCAATTCCCCTAGCAGATCCGATAAGAAGAAATCCAAATCCGACTCCAAAGCCTCCGCCGTCTCCGCCGCCTTCGGTGGCTCCAGTCGTCAAGCGCAAGTCAAAGACGCCGCGAAGAAGAAGGACGCCAAAGGCAAAGACAAGGACACTCAGCCGAAAACGCCGATCAAGTCCAGCTTAGCGGGATTGAGTTCGATGACGACGGCGGAGCCGGCGTCGGTGTCTCCCATTCTGGCGTCGTCGCTCGGGTTGAACAGGATAAAGACGAGATCGGGACCGCTGCCGCAGGAGAGCTTCTTCGGGTTTAGGGGAGACAAAGGCTCGGCGTTGGGGTCTAGTAATCTGTCGAGGCTGGTCGCCGGCGATGGTAGCTCAGggttgaagaagaaggaggCGGCGGCGAGTCTGACCAGGACGGGGTTCAATGAGAGTGTGACGAGTGGGAGCTGGCTTGATAATGCTGGCAGTAATTCGGATAGTATGTCTACTAGTAGTGTGCCTTTCAGAGATCAAAGCCCGAATGTGGCTGCGCCGCCGTCGCAGAGTGGCGGAGAATCCTCAGCAGAAGCTG CAAGAAAGATAGCATCTAGAGGTCGCTCTGGAGTCTTGACAAGTTCAGAACTTTGCACACCAGAG CCTTCATATGATTGTGAAAATCCCAAAGAGTCTGAATCTCCCCGTTTTCAAGCTATACTGCGGTTAACGAGTGCACCAAGAAAGAGGCATCCTGCAGATATCAAAAGTTTTTCCCATGaactaaattccaaaggtGTGCGGCCTTTCCCAATTTGGAAGCCTCGAGGCTTGAACAACATTGAG GAAATATTGGTTGTGATTCGTGCAAAATTTGATAAAGCAAAGGAAGAAGTAAACTCGGATTTAGCTGTATTTGCAGCAGATTTGGTTGGTTTTCTTGAAAAAAATGCAGATACTCATCCAGACTGGCAGAGAACCATTGAGGACTTACTGGTTTTAGCTCGAAGTTGTGCAATGACATCATCAGGAGAGTTTTGGCTTCAGTGTGAAAGCATAGTTCAGGAATTAGATGATAGACGTCAAGAACTTCCTCCGGGTACTCTTAAGCAGCTTCACACCCGAATGCTTTTCATACTGACTAGGTGTACCAGGTTGTTGCAGTTCCATAAGGAAAGTGGATTGGCTGAAGATGTACCTGTTTTCCAGCTTCGTCAATCGAGAGTTCTGAATTCTGTAGATAAAAGACTTAATTCTGCTGATAAAAGGATTCCTCCAAATGCGTTAAAGGATACAAAAAGTTCAAGTTTTACAAAGACATCTAAAGCAGCTTCAGCTAGGAAATCTTACAGTCAGGAGCAGCATAGCTTGGATTGGAAGAGAGACCAATCAGACCATGTAATTCCACAACCTGCGATTTATTTCCCGCCTCCTGCCGATCTCCCCTCGATGATTTTAGAATCTCCTGCTAGCAGGGATCAAATTGCCTCATGGAAGAAATTCCCATCTCCAGTTGGAAAAAACATGAAAGAAGTTTCTAAGGTTAAGGATCAGAAGGATATTAAGGTTGAGCAGTCGAAGGCTTCAGACCACAGGAGGACTTCTGAGATTGATCAGACTCCTGTGAAACCTGTCGAGCCTTCTGCCAAGGATTCTCATGAACCCAAGCACGGACACAAAGCTTCTTGGGGTTGGGGATATACTCCTACTGGATCTGATGACACTTCTATAATTTGCCGCATATGTGAGGATGAGGTTCCAACTTCAAATGTGGAAGATCATTCAAGAATTTGTGCACTTGCTGATCGATGTGATAAGAAAGGTCTAAGTGTCAATGAGCGTCTCATCAGAATCTCCGATGCTCTTGAAAAGATGATGGAATCCTTTACTCAAAAGGATACCCAGCCTGGCATAGGAAGTCCAGATGTTGCAAAAGTAACAAATTCGAGTGTGACTGAAGAATCTGACGGTCTCTCTCCTAAACTCAGTGATTGGTCCCATAGAGGCTCTGAGGAAATGCTTGATTGTTTCCCAGAAGCTGACAATTCATCTTTCATGGAAGACCTGAAGGGTTTGTCTTCCATGTCATGTAGAACTCGTTTTGGGCCCAAGTCTGATCAAGGAATGACCACATCATCTGCAGGTAGCATGACACCTAGGTCTCCGTTATTGACTCCAAAGGCCAGTCACATTGACTTGCTACTGGCAGGCAAGGCTTCTTTCTCTGAGCAAGATGATCTTCCTCAG ATGAATGAACTTTCTGATATTGCCCGTTGCGTGGCAAATACACCTTTGGAGGATGATCGTTCCATGCCATATTTGCTGACTTGTCTTGAAGACCTGAGAGTTGTTATTGACCACAGAAAGTTTGATGCACTCACGGTGGAAACATTTGGGGCACGCATTGAGAAGCTGATCCG GGAGAAGTACTTGCAGCTTTGCGAGTTAGTGGAAGATGAAAAGGTTGATATATCAAGTACCGTAATTGATGAAGATGCTCCTCTTGATGATGATGTGGTTCATACGAGCCCTATACATTTTTCCAAGGACCGAACATCTATAGACGATTTTGAAATTATCAAACCCATAAGCCGTGGGGCATTTGGACGAGTTTTCCTAGCTAAAAAGAGAACAACAGGGGATCTTTTTGCAATTAAG GTTCTTAAAAAGGCAGATATGATCCGTAAAAATGCTGTTGAAAGTATATTAGCAGAACGGGACATCTTGATATCAGTCCGCAATCCTTTTGTG GTTCGATTCTTCTATTCTTTTACTTGCCGCGAAAATTTGTATCTTGTGATGGAGTATCTAAATGGAGGAGACTTGTACTCCTTGTTGAGAAATTTAGGTTGCTTAGACGAGGATGTCGCTCGTGTATATATAGCTGAAGTG GTGCTCGCATTGGAATATTTGCATTCACTTAGTGTGGTTCATCGTGATTTAAAGCCTGACAATTTATTAATTGCTCATGATGGCCATGTTAAG TTGACAGACTTTGGGCTTTCAAAGGTTGGTCTCATCAACAGCACTGATGATTTATCTGGTCCAGCGGTTAGTGAGACCTCCCTACTCAGGGTAGATGAACCCGAACTGTCTATGTCTGAGCATCAGCGAGAAAGGCGAAAGAAACGGTCTGCTGTGGGTACACCTGACTATTTGGCACCAGAGATACTGTTAGGGACAGGACATG CTGCAACTGCTGATTGGTGGTCTGTTGGGGTCATTTTGTTTGAATTGATTGTTGGCATTCCACCCTTCAATGCAGAGCATCCTCAG ACAATCTTTGATAATATACTCAACCGAAATATACCTTGGCCTCGGGTACCTGAAGAATTGAGTCCTGAAGCCGCAGATCTTATTGATCA ATTATTGACAGAAGATCCTAATCAGAGACTTGGAGCCAGAGGAGCATCAGAG GTAAAGCAGCATCCTTTCTTTAAGGATATCAACTGGGATACCCTTGCCAGGCAAAAG GCTGCGTTTGTTCCATCTTCAGACAGTGCAATGGACACCAGTTACTTCACCAGCCGATACTCATGGAATCCTTCAGATGAACACGTTTATCCAGCTAGCAATCTTGATGATTCCAGTGATGCTGATAGCCTAAGTGGCAGCAGTAGTTTGAGCAACCGTCATGATGAAGTG GTTGATGAGTGTGGAGGCCTTGCAGAGTTTGAGTCTGGCTCGTCTATCAATTACTCTTTCAGTAATTTCTCATTTAAg AATCTCTCCCAGCTTGCGTCAATCAACTATGATCTGCTTTCAAAGGGCTTTAAGGATGATCCTTCGTCAAATCGCAGTGCATAA
- the LOC126793809 gene encoding TPR repeat-containing thioredoxin TDX isoform X2, which yields METKEQSDDDIVESDIELDDADVVEPDNDPPQQMGDPSVEVTEEMQDAAQLAKSRAMDAVSEGKLDEAIDHITEAIMLNPTSAILKASRASIFVKLNKPNAAIRDANAAIEINPDSAKGYKIRGTAKAMLGHWEEAASDLHLASKLDYDEEIGSVLKKVEPNARKIEEHRKKYQRLYKEREMKMAERERQRQAEARERDALSALNDGQVIRIHAGGELEAKLNAASRTSRLAVLYFTATWCGPCRMISPIYTSLAEKYPKVVFTKIDIDAARDVAASYNISSVPAFFFVRNGKEIDKVVGADKAALEKKVAQYAGSA from the exons ATG GAAACTAAAGAACAGTCTGATGATGACATTGTTGAATCTGATATTGAGTTGGATGATGCTGATGTTGTGGAGCCTGATAATGATCCTCCTCAACAG ATGGGAGATCCATCGGTTGAAGTTACAGAAGAGATGCAGGATGCTGCGCAGTTGGCGAAATCGAGAGCTATGGATGCTGTTTCTGAAG GTAAGCTGGATGAAGCCATAGATCATATAACAGAAGCCATCATGTTGAATCCAACTTCAGCCATATTAAAAGCATCCAGAG CAAGTATCTTTGTCAAATTGAACAAACCAAATGCGGCAATTCGTGATGCTAATGCAGCTATAGAG ATCAATCCGGACTCAGCAAAAGGATATAAAATAAGAGGCACTGCAAAGGCTATGCTGGGCCACTGGGAAGAAGCAGCAAGTGACCTGCATTTAGCATCCAAACTAGATTATGATGAGGAAATTGGATCAGTGCTTAAAAAG GTTGAACCTAATGCCCGAAAAATTGAAGAGCATCGCAAAAAATATCAACGGTTATATAAAGAAAGGGAGATGAAAATGGCCGAACGTGAGAGACAAAGGCAAGCTGAAGCTCGA GAACGGGATGCGTTGTCCGCTCTTAATGATG GGCAAGTTATCCGTATACATGCGGGCGGTGAACTTGAGGCAAAGTTGAATGCTGCTTCAAGGACATCGCGCCTAGCAGTCCTCTACTTCACTGCAACATGGTGTGGTCCTTGCCGTATGATATCTCCAATATATACAAGCTTAGCTGAAAAGTACCCAAAAGTAGTTTTTACGAAAATTGACATAGATGCAGCAAGAGATGTGGCTGCCAGCTATAATATCAGCAGCGTTCCTGCCTTTTTCTTTGTAAGAAATGGCAAGGAGATTGACAAGGTTGTGGGTGCTGATAAGGCTGCGTTGGAAAAGAAGGTCGCACAATATGCAGGCTCAGCATAA
- the LOC126794749 gene encoding protein TIFY 6B isoform X2, with amino-acid sequence MERDFLGLSPEKSCVTVKEEASVEPKNSVVPRSSNSGMQWSFSKKGSGSHQFLSFTAPQEEMPRKGVHDTSSFMTISTADAFDSSQKSFSGAIQAGNYYGMKVYPMQHRSTYQVIPISLSTPVLQHNNFGPKVMVGSTIKPQSFAGVPIITPISALPSKCSVVGTTDLRNVSNSSAVPAQLTIFYAGAVNLYHDISPEKAHAIMSLAGNGSSPALNKLPSTAQVQTPFTSPSIGDGLFGNQSHIASSISGVASPLSVTSHASSCPGGAFSSSNAITVSKPEHSKVASQSVMSNLIRAVPVPQSRKASLARFFEKRKERMTSTLPYNLSKKAPDCSTPGSEGMTISFNSSAS; translated from the exons ATGGAGAGGGATTTCTTGGGTTTGAGTCCAGAGAAGAGCTGTGTAACTGTGAAAGAGGAAGCCAGTGTTGAACCCAAGAATTCAG TAGTACCAAGAAGCTCAAATTCAGGTATGCAGTGGTCATTTTCAAAAAAGGGTTCTGGATCTCATCAGTTCCTATCTTTCACAGCTCCTCAGGAAGAGATGCCAAGAAAAGGTGTTCACGACACATCTTCATTCATGACTATATCAACTGCTGATGCTTTTGATTCTAGCCAGAAATCATTCTCCGGTGCAATCCAG GCTGGAAACTACTATGGGATGAAAGTCTATCCTATGCAACACCGAAGCACCTATCAAGTAATTCCTATTTCATTGAGTACTCCTGTTCTACAACACAATAATTTTGGGCCGAAAGTCATGGTTGGTTCAACAATCAAACCACAGTCGTTTGCAGGAGTTCCGATTATAACCCCTATATCTGCTCTTCCGTCTAAATGTTCGGTAGTTGGTACCACTGATCTCAG GAATGTATCCAACTCTTCAGCGGTGCCTGCTCAGCTAACAATTTTCTATGCTGGTGCTGTGAATTTATATCATGATATATCCCCTGAGAAG GCCCATGCTATTATGTCGCTGGCTGGAAATGGATCTTCTCCAGCTCTGAATAAGCTACCTTCCACAGCTCAAGTGCAAACACCATTCACTAGTCCTTCCATAGGTGATGGCTTATTTGGGAACCAGTCTCATATTGCATCATCAATCTCTGGCGTGGCAAGCCCTCTTTCTGTGACGTCACATGCGAGTTCTTGCCCAGGAGGAGCATTTAGTAGCAGCAATGCAATAACTGTGTCAAAACCGGAGCATTCTAAAGTGGCATCACAATCTGTTATGAGTAACCTCATTCGAGCAG TACCTGTGCCTCAATCTCGTAAAGCTTCCTTGGCTCGGTTTTTTGAGAAGCGCAAGGAAAG GATGACGAGCACATTGCCATACAATCTCAGCAAAAAAGCTCCAGACTGCAGCACACCAGGTTCCGAGGGCATGACAATCTCTTTCAACTCTTCAGCTTCCTAA